The Amphiprion ocellaris isolate individual 3 ecotype Okinawa chromosome 6, ASM2253959v1, whole genome shotgun sequence genome contains a region encoding:
- the LOC111586200 gene encoding cytochrome P450 1A1: MSLILFGTLPFKGNPCASLSSVTVALCVFALLLMALRGRKRHWFFLHLQCDSHVDHTKYPPPPGPTPWPLVGNLLQMGDQIHLSLTHLRLQYGDVFKMRLGSLSVVVLSGYTTIRQALVRQGEAFAGRPDLFTFSAVANGTSMTFSEKYGPAWLLHKKLCKNALRSFSQAEPRGSGATCLLEEHVCAEAAEMVEWIREQAAKGQTDHNVTGIDPVTPLVTSVANVVCALCFGKRYDYNDKEFLTIVHINNEVLRIFAAGNLADFFPVFRYFPSPSLRKMVQHIHRMNGFMERSIEEHINTFDKNYIRDITDALIALCEDREENKDASVLSNSQIIHTVIDIFGAGFDTIIAGLQWSLLYLIKFPDIQDRIHQEIDDHIGSARLPRFSDKAKMPFTEAFLYEVFRHASYVPFTIPHCTTRNITLNGYFIPKDTCVFINQYQVNHDSDLWGDPDTFRPERFLGPSGLLNKELTEKVLIFGMGKRRCLGDGFARLEMFVFLTTLLQGLRIEKVRGQELDLSTDFGLTMKPRPYRITISSRF, translated from the exons ATGAGTCTGATCCTGTTTGGGACTCTGCCCTTCAAAGGGAATCCTTGTGCCTCTCTGTCCAGTGTCACCGttgctctctgtgtttttgcCCTTCTCCTAATGGCCCTCAGGGGCAGAAAACGCCACTGGTTCTTCCTGCACCTCCAGTGTGATTCCCACGTGGACCACACAAAGTACCCCCCTCCTCCTGGCCCCACGCCGTGGCCCCTTGTTGGGAATCTGCTCCAGATGGGGGACCAGATTCACCTGTCTCTAACCCACTTGAGGCTCCAGTATGGGGATGTTTTCAAG ATGCGTCTGGGCTCTCTGAGTGTTGTCGTCCTGAGTGGGTACACCACCATCAGGCAGGCGCTGGTTCGGCAGGGGGAGGCTTTCGCCGGGCGGCCTGACCTTTTCACTTTCTCTGCTGTGGCCAATGGGACCAGTATGACCTTCAGTGAGAAGTACGGACCAGCGTGGCTGCTCCATAAGAAACTGTGTAAGAACGCCCTCAGGTCTTTCTCCCAGGCTGAGCCCCGGGGATCTGGTGCCACCTGCCTTCTGGAGGAGCATGTATGTGCTGAGGCTGCTGAGATGGTGGAGTGGATTCGGGAACAAGCTGCTAAAGGACAAACAGACCATAATGTGACAGGTATAGATCCAGTGACGCCCCTGGTGACTTCAGTGGCAAATGTGGTCTGTGCCCTGTGCTTTGGGAAAAGGTATGACTACAACGACAAGGAGTTTCTCACTATTGTTCACATCAACAACGAGGTCCTGAGGATCTTTGCAGCAGGAAACTTGGCGGATTTCTTCCCGGTGTTTCGTTACTTTCCAAGTCCATCTCTGAGGAAGATGGTCCAGCACATTCACAGAATGAATGGATTCATGGAGCGGAGCATTGAGGAACACATCAACACCTTCGATAAG AACTACATCCGGGACATTACAGATGCTCTGATTGCACTTTGtgaagacagagaagaaaacaaggatgcaTCAGTGCTCTCCAACTCTCAGATCATTCACACCGTCATAGACATCTTCGGAGCTG GATTTGACACCATCATTGCTGGATTGCAGTGGAGCCTGTTGTACCTCATCAAGTTTCCTGACATTCAGGACAGAATACACCAGGAGATAG ATGACCACATTGGCTCAGCCAGACTGCCCAGGTTTTCAGATAAGGCCAAGATGCCTTTCACAGAGGCGTTCCTATACGAAGTGTTCCGCCATGCGTCGTATGTTCCTTTCACCATACCTCATTG TACCACAAGAAACATCACCTTGAATGGATATTTCATTCCCAAAGATACATGTGTCTTCATTAACCAGTATCAAGTCAATCATGACAG TGACCTTTGGGGCGATCCGGACACATTTCGCCCTGAACGCTTCCTCGGTCCATCCGGACTCCTCAACAAAGAGCTCACAGAAAAAGTTCTTATCTTCGGGATGGGGAAGAGACGTTGTCTTGGTGATGGATTTGCTCGTTTGGAGATGTTTGTCTTTCTCACCACGCTGCTTCAAGGGCTGAGGATTGAAAAGGTTCGAGGCCAGGAGCTGGATCTCAGCACCGATTTTGGTCTGACTATGAAACCACGTCCATACAGGATTACCATCTCATCAAGATTTTAG
- the LOC111586204 gene encoding aldehyde dehydrogenase 1A1-like isoform X1, translating into MSVTGGRIQQAGGASSASHTERKHASMNSQPRNGHEQHANGCNHQGPNQEHRSQRVDGSRTKALPTPIPDPPILYTKLFINNDWHESCSGRKIPVYNPTTGELLCEVEAADSEDVDEAVRSARAAFQTGSPWRSMDASDRGRLLNRLADLVERDQLLLATLEALDCGKVFLMAYFVDLMATIKTLRYYGGWADKIHGKTIPVDGEYFTYTRHEPIGVCGQIIPWNFPVMMFVWKIAPALCCGNTVVIKPAEQTPLSALYMAALIKEAGFPPGVVNVVPGYGETAGCAISHHMDIDKVAFTGSTDVGKLIQKAAGESNLKRVTLELGGKNPNIVFADCDLEYAVEQAHSGLFFNQGQCCLAGSRVFVEEPVYEEFVRRSVERAKSKVLGNPLLPGVDQGPQIDQKQFDKIMKLIESGKREGATLECGGSMWGQQGLFIQPTVFSNVTDDMLIAKEEIFGPVQQIMCFHSISEVIQRANATHYGLAAGVFTNDINKALTVSSALQAGVVWVNCYNAMSAQCPFGGFKMSGNGRELGKYALQEYTEVKAVTIKISQKNS; encoded by the exons atgtCGGTGACCGGAGGGAGAATCCAGCAGGCCGGAGGAGCCTCTTCAGCATCACACACAG agagaaaacatgccAGCATGAACTCCCAGCCGAGGAATGGCCATGAGCAGCACGCTAACGGGTGTAACCACCAGGGCCCAAACCAGGAGCACAGATCGCAGCGTGTCGATGGATCAAGGACGAAGGCGCTGCCCACTCCAATCCCAGACCCCCCGATTCTTTACACTAAG TTGTTCATCAATAACGACTGGCATGAGTCATGCAGCGGCAGGAAGATTCCTGTGTATAATCCCACCACAGGGGAGCTGCTGTGTGAAGTGGAGGCGGCTGACTCA GAAGATGTGGACGAGGCAGTGCGAAGCGCCAGGGCTGCCTTCCAGACGGGGTCACCATGGCGATCCATGGACGCCTCAGATCGAGGTCGTCTGCTAAACAGACTTGCTGACTTAGTGGAGAGAGATCAGCTCCTACTGGCa ACTCTAGAGGCCCTGGACTGTGGCAAAGTGTTTCTCATGGCTTACTTTGTAGATCTGATGGCCACAATCAAGACCTTGAGATACTACGGTGGCTGGGCAGATAAAATTCATGGCAAAACCATCCCTGTTG aTGGAGAGTATTTCACTTACACGCGTCATGAGCCCATTGGAGTATGTGGCCAGATTATTCCT TGGAACTTCCCGGTGATGATGTTTGTGTGGAAGATTGCCCCTGCTCTGTGCTGTGGGAACACTGTAGTCATCAAACCTGCAGAACAGACCCCATTATCAGCTCTGTACATGGCTGCGCTCATCAAAGAG GCTGGGTTTCCTCCTGGTGTGGTGAACGTGGTGCCTGGTTATGGTGAGACAGCAGGCTGTGCCATTTCCCACCACATGGACATAGACAAAGTAGCCTTTACCGGATCTACTGAT GTTGGGAAACTCATCCAGAAGGCTGCAGGTGAAAGTAACTTGAAAAGAGTTACACTAGAACTGGGTggaaaaaacccaaatatagtcTTTGCAGACTGTGATT TAGAGTATGCAGTGGAGCAGGCCCACAGTGGTCTCTTCTTTAACCAGGGCCAGTGCTGTCTGGCTGGATCCAGGGTATTTGTAGAGGAGCCAGTCTATGAGGAGTTTGTCCGCCGCAGTGTAGAGAGAGCCAAATCCAAAGTCCTGGGAAACCCACTCCTGCCAGGGGTGGACCAGGGACCACAG attGACCAGAAGCAGTTTGATAAGATAATGAAGCTGATAGAGAGCGGGAAGAGAGAGGGAGCCACGCTGGAATGTGGTGGGTCCATGTGGGGTCAGCAGGGACTTTTCATTCAACCTACCGTCTTctcaaatgtcacagatgataTGCTCATCGCCAAAGAAGAG ATTTTTGGTCCAGTGCAGCAGATCATGTGTTTCCACAGCATCAGTGAAGTCATCCAGAGAGCCAACGCCACACACTATGGCCTGGCAGCAGGAGTGTTTACTAATGACATTAACAAAGCCCTCACAGTGTCGTCTGCTCTACAGGCTGGGGTGGTCTG GGTGAACTGCTACAATGCCATGAGTGCTCAGTGTCCGTTTGGTGGCTTCAAGATGTCTGGGAATGGACGGGAACT gggGAAATACGCTCTTCAGGAGTACACAGAGGTCAAAGCAGTCACCATTAAAATCTCACAGAAGAACTCATAA
- the LOC111586204 gene encoding aldehyde dehydrogenase, cytosolic 1-like isoform X2 — protein MSVTGGRIQQAGGASSASHTERKHASMNSQPRNGHEQHANGCNHQGPNQEHRSQRVDGSRTKALPTPIPDPPILYTKLFINNDWHESCSGRKIPVYNPTTGELLCEVEAADSEDVDEAVRSARAAFQTGSPWRSMDASDRGRLLNRLADLVERDQLLLATLEALDCGKVFLMAYFVDLMATIKTLRYYGGWADKIHGKTIPVDGEYFTYTRHEPIGVCGQIIPWNFPVMMFVWKIAPALCCGNTVVIKPAEQTPLSALYMAALIKEAGFPPGVVNVVPGYVEYAVEQAHSGLFFNQGQCCLAGSRVFVEEPVYEEFVRRSVERAKSKVLGNPLLPGVDQGPQIDQKQFDKIMKLIESGKREGATLECGGSMWGQQGLFIQPTVFSNVTDDMLIAKEEIFGPVQQIMCFHSISEVIQRANATHYGLAAGVFTNDINKALTVSSALQAGVVWVNCYNAMSAQCPFGGFKMSGNGRELGKYALQEYTEVKAVTIKISQKNS, from the exons atgtCGGTGACCGGAGGGAGAATCCAGCAGGCCGGAGGAGCCTCTTCAGCATCACACACAG agagaaaacatgccAGCATGAACTCCCAGCCGAGGAATGGCCATGAGCAGCACGCTAACGGGTGTAACCACCAGGGCCCAAACCAGGAGCACAGATCGCAGCGTGTCGATGGATCAAGGACGAAGGCGCTGCCCACTCCAATCCCAGACCCCCCGATTCTTTACACTAAG TTGTTCATCAATAACGACTGGCATGAGTCATGCAGCGGCAGGAAGATTCCTGTGTATAATCCCACCACAGGGGAGCTGCTGTGTGAAGTGGAGGCGGCTGACTCA GAAGATGTGGACGAGGCAGTGCGAAGCGCCAGGGCTGCCTTCCAGACGGGGTCACCATGGCGATCCATGGACGCCTCAGATCGAGGTCGTCTGCTAAACAGACTTGCTGACTTAGTGGAGAGAGATCAGCTCCTACTGGCa ACTCTAGAGGCCCTGGACTGTGGCAAAGTGTTTCTCATGGCTTACTTTGTAGATCTGATGGCCACAATCAAGACCTTGAGATACTACGGTGGCTGGGCAGATAAAATTCATGGCAAAACCATCCCTGTTG aTGGAGAGTATTTCACTTACACGCGTCATGAGCCCATTGGAGTATGTGGCCAGATTATTCCT TGGAACTTCCCGGTGATGATGTTTGTGTGGAAGATTGCCCCTGCTCTGTGCTGTGGGAACACTGTAGTCATCAAACCTGCAGAACAGACCCCATTATCAGCTCTGTACATGGCTGCGCTCATCAAAGAG GCTGGGTTTCCTCCTGGTGTGGTGAACGTGGTGCCTGGTTATG TAGAGTATGCAGTGGAGCAGGCCCACAGTGGTCTCTTCTTTAACCAGGGCCAGTGCTGTCTGGCTGGATCCAGGGTATTTGTAGAGGAGCCAGTCTATGAGGAGTTTGTCCGCCGCAGTGTAGAGAGAGCCAAATCCAAAGTCCTGGGAAACCCACTCCTGCCAGGGGTGGACCAGGGACCACAG attGACCAGAAGCAGTTTGATAAGATAATGAAGCTGATAGAGAGCGGGAAGAGAGAGGGAGCCACGCTGGAATGTGGTGGGTCCATGTGGGGTCAGCAGGGACTTTTCATTCAACCTACCGTCTTctcaaatgtcacagatgataTGCTCATCGCCAAAGAAGAG ATTTTTGGTCCAGTGCAGCAGATCATGTGTTTCCACAGCATCAGTGAAGTCATCCAGAGAGCCAACGCCACACACTATGGCCTGGCAGCAGGAGTGTTTACTAATGACATTAACAAAGCCCTCACAGTGTCGTCTGCTCTACAGGCTGGGGTGGTCTG GGTGAACTGCTACAATGCCATGAGTGCTCAGTGTCCGTTTGGTGGCTTCAAGATGTCTGGGAATGGACGGGAACT gggGAAATACGCTCTTCAGGAGTACACAGAGGTCAAAGCAGTCACCATTAAAATCTCACAGAAGAACTCATAA